From the Rhodothalassiaceae bacterium genome, one window contains:
- the SseA gene encoding sulfurtransferase, whose amino-acid sequence MLDLRRAREPALVTTDWLAAHLDAPDIRIMDASWHLPTSGRDALAEYRAAHIPGALFFDIETIADQSQPLPHMAPPPELFASRMRSMGVGDGHKVVVYDSGDMPSAPRAWWTFRLMGHGDVAVLDGGLRKWRREGRPLTDLVPDFGERHFTARFQAPLIADIARVKAALASGDVQIVDARPADRFAGRAPEPRAELRSGHIPGSRNLPWSELYAEDGTLLPPELIRARALERGIDPARPTIATCGSGITACTIALAFHLLGNEEVAVFDGAWCAWAGDPDNPVAVGQGTDG is encoded by the coding sequence ATGCTCGACTTGAGGCGCGCCCGGGAACCGGCGCTGGTGACGACCGACTGGCTGGCGGCGCATCTCGATGCCCCGGACATCCGGATCATGGACGCCTCCTGGCATCTGCCGACGAGCGGGCGCGACGCGCTGGCGGAATACCGCGCCGCCCACATCCCGGGCGCGCTCTTCTTCGACATCGAGACGATCGCGGACCAGAGCCAGCCGCTGCCCCACATGGCCCCGCCGCCCGAACTGTTCGCAAGCCGGATGCGGAGCATGGGCGTCGGCGACGGCCACAAGGTGGTGGTCTACGATTCGGGCGACATGCCGTCGGCCCCGCGCGCCTGGTGGACCTTCCGGCTGATGGGCCATGGCGATGTCGCGGTGCTCGACGGCGGCCTGCGCAAGTGGCGGCGCGAGGGCCGGCCGCTCACCGATCTCGTGCCGGACTTCGGCGAGCGCCATTTCACCGCCCGCTTCCAGGCGCCGCTGATCGCCGACATCGCCCGCGTCAAGGCCGCGCTGGCGAGCGGGGACGTCCAGATCGTCGACGCGCGGCCGGCGGACCGCTTCGCGGGGCGGGCGCCGGAACCGCGCGCGGAGCTGCGCTCCGGCCACATTCCGGGCAGCCGCAACCTGCCCTGGAGCGAGCTCTACGCCGAGGACGGGACGCTGCTGCCGCCCGAGCTCATCCGCGCGCGGGCGCTTGAGCGCGGCATCGATCCCGCCCGGCCCACGATCGCGACCTGCGGCTCGGGGATCACCGCCTGCACCATCGCGCTCGCCTTCCATCTGCTCGGCAACGAGGAGGTCGCCGTCTTCGACGGCGCGTGGTGCGCCTGGGCGGGCGATCCCGACAATCCCGTCGCCGTGGGGCAGGGGACGGACGGCTGA
- the metC gene encoding cystathionine beta-lyase: MRKRTRLLEAGRRPEWTQGLVNPPVARASTCLFPDFRTFLARARDPDGGLYYGRRGTPTHWALVEALCELEGGDGGWLFPSGLAALTGTLLALLKEGDHVLVPDSVYGPTRALATRLLPRYGIGADFYDPLIGAGIAALMRPATRVVVVESPGSLTFEVQDIPAIAAAAHAHGALVVADNTWATGLLCPVLDLGADVSVLAATKYVVGHSDVMAGAAIARGELARRLKDDSHLMGWTLGADDAALALRGLRTLEVRLKAHDESARAIAAWLARHPEVARVLHPALADCPGHEVFARDFAGASGLFAIVLRRGRFADLAAFVDALELFGIGYSWGGYESLVLPADPAPLRTATRWRAPGPLVRLHIGLEDPEDLKADLARGLERYAAALDA, from the coding sequence ATGCGCAAGCGCACGCGACTGCTGGAGGCGGGCCGGCGGCCCGAGTGGACGCAGGGCCTCGTCAACCCGCCGGTGGCCCGCGCCTCCACCTGCCTGTTCCCGGATTTCAGGACATTCCTCGCGCGCGCCCGCGACCCCGACGGCGGCCTCTATTACGGCCGGCGGGGCACGCCGACCCACTGGGCGCTCGTCGAGGCGCTGTGCGAACTGGAGGGCGGAGACGGCGGCTGGCTGTTCCCCTCGGGGCTGGCGGCGCTGACGGGCACCCTGCTTGCGCTGCTCAAAGAGGGTGATCACGTCCTCGTGCCCGACTCCGTCTACGGGCCGACGCGCGCGCTCGCCACCCGGCTGCTGCCCCGCTACGGCATCGGCGCCGACTTCTACGATCCCCTGATCGGCGCCGGCATCGCCGCGCTGATGCGGCCGGCCACCCGCGTGGTCGTGGTCGAATCGCCGGGCTCGCTCACCTTCGAGGTCCAGGACATCCCCGCCATCGCCGCCGCCGCCCACGCCCATGGGGCCCTGGTGGTCGCGGACAACACCTGGGCGACGGGGCTGCTCTGCCCCGTTCTGGACCTGGGCGCGGATGTGTCGGTGCTGGCGGCGACGAAATACGTCGTCGGCCACTCCGACGTGATGGCGGGAGCGGCGATCGCCCGCGGGGAGCTCGCCCGGCGTCTCAAGGACGACAGCCACCTCATGGGCTGGACGCTGGGCGCGGATGATGCGGCGCTGGCGCTGAGAGGCCTGCGCACCCTGGAAGTGCGGCTGAAGGCCCATGACGAATCGGCCCGCGCGATCGCCGCCTGGCTCGCCCGGCACCCGGAGGTTGCGCGCGTGCTGCATCCCGCTCTTGCGGACTGCCCCGGCCACGAGGTCTTCGCGCGCGACTTCGCCGGTGCGAGCGGGCTGTTCGCGATCGTGCTGCGGCGCGGACGCTTCGCGGATCTCGCCGCCTTCGTCGATGCGCTGGAGCTGTTCGGAATCGGCTATTCCTGGGGCGGCTACGAATCCCTCGTCCTGCCCGCCGATCCGGCGCCGCTGCGCACGGCGACCCGCTGGCGGGCACCGGGGCCGCTCGTGCGGCTCCACATCGGCCTCGAGGATCCCGAGGACCTGAAGGCCGATCTGGCGCGCGGGCTGGAGCGCTACGCCGCGGCCCTCGACGCCTGA
- a CDS encoding membrane protein, giving the protein MRHKASSLGDAALLGLLALMWGSAFPFIETALTGFGPLMLAAGRIAIAALLLTLLAAFRRERPAGDRRARWRVRIAGITGASLPFALIAWGQLHVTAAESATLMAFSPLATALLAHVFLPDERLGPLLLAGLVLGIVGVATLAGLPQALAALAAPDPLRLAADGAILAGAFGYAASSILLRSVRTGGAIAHAAMMMRWAALASALLALLGGPPPADPPRAAVLALIELGLVPSGLAAIVLVRLLQRRSANFVALNNFLVPPVGVLLGVLWLGESVGMRELAGLVLLLAALALAEAGRRRAQPRPR; this is encoded by the coding sequence ATGCGGCACAAGGCATCGTCACTGGGCGACGCGGCCCTGCTCGGCCTGCTCGCGCTGATGTGGGGCAGCGCCTTCCCCTTCATCGAGACGGCGCTGACCGGCTTCGGTCCCCTCATGCTCGCCGCCGGCCGGATCGCGATCGCGGCGCTGCTGCTGACGCTTCTCGCCGCTTTCCGCCGCGAGCGCCCCGCGGGCGACCGGCGGGCGCGCTGGCGGGTGCGGATCGCCGGGATCACCGGCGCCAGTCTGCCCTTCGCCCTCATCGCCTGGGGCCAGCTTCACGTCACGGCCGCCGAAAGCGCGACGCTGATGGCGTTCTCGCCGCTTGCCACCGCCCTGCTCGCCCATGTCTTCCTGCCCGATGAGCGGCTGGGGCCGCTGCTTCTCGCCGGGCTCGTGCTCGGCATCGTCGGGGTGGCGACGCTGGCGGGTCTGCCGCAGGCCTTGGCGGCTCTTGCGGCCCCCGATCCGCTCCGGCTTGCGGCCGACGGCGCGATCCTTGCCGGCGCCTTCGGCTATGCGGCCTCCAGCATCCTGCTGCGCTCCGTGCGGACGGGCGGGGCCATCGCCCATGCGGCGATGATGATGCGCTGGGCGGCGCTCGCCTCAGCGCTTCTTGCGCTGCTCGGCGGGCCGCCGCCCGCCGACCCGCCGCGTGCGGCCGTGCTCGCGCTCATCGAGCTCGGCCTCGTGCCCTCGGGGCTGGCCGCGATCGTGCTCGTGCGGCTGCTGCAGCGCCGCAGCGCCAATTTCGTCGCCCTCAACAATTTCCTGGTGCCGCCGGTGGGGGTGCTGCTGGGCGTCCTGTGGCTCGGCGAGTCCGTCGGCATGCGCGAGCTCGCCGGCCTCGTCCTGCTGCTTGCCGCGCTGGCGCTCGCGGAGGCCGGCCGCCGCCGCGCTCAGCCGCGCCCGCGGTAG
- a CDS encoding XdhC/CoxI family protein — MTAPAPPPSSSAPPAGDPDLAALDQARAWVAAGHRVALATVIATWGSAPRGVGAHLAVRADGLFAGSVSGGCVEGDVIAAARELLARDDAAVRTLGFGVADETAWRAGLACGGRIRILLENVSRAPGFLAAIPEAVRARRRAFRLVDPADGRDAWSAGDGPVTGPLAGGAGLPLPPPAGAVSGPLAAAGRELFLRIYAPAPRLVITGASHIAVYLGRFAAALGWVVEVIDPRGAFVDAFRHQLGAEPRVAVFEDWPDEVLERRPLDAFSALVTLTHDPKIDDVALARALLSPAFYIGALGSRRTHAARLKRLADKGFDEGALSRIEGPVGLAIGARGPAEIAVAIAAAVIARLRAGSAEAAPCPS; from the coding sequence ATGACCGCGCCCGCGCCGCCCCCCTCCTCTTCAGCGCCGCCCGCCGGCGATCCGGATCTTGCGGCGCTGGACCAGGCGCGGGCCTGGGTCGCGGCGGGGCATCGGGTGGCGCTCGCCACGGTGATCGCGACCTGGGGCTCGGCCCCGCGCGGCGTGGGCGCGCATCTTGCGGTGCGGGCGGACGGGCTGTTCGCGGGCTCGGTCTCGGGCGGCTGCGTCGAGGGCGACGTGATTGCCGCCGCCCGCGAGCTGCTGGCCCGCGATGACGCCGCGGTGCGCACGCTCGGCTTCGGGGTCGCGGACGAGACGGCCTGGCGCGCGGGGCTCGCCTGCGGCGGGCGGATCCGGATCCTTCTCGAGAACGTCAGCCGCGCGCCCGGCTTTCTCGCGGCGATCCCCGAGGCCGTGCGCGCGCGCCGGCGCGCCTTCCGGCTCGTCGATCCCGCCGACGGGCGCGACGCCTGGTCCGCGGGCGACGGGCCCGTCACCGGCCCGCTCGCCGGCGGGGCGGGGCTGCCCCTGCCGCCGCCCGCCGGTGCCGTCTCGGGCCCTCTTGCGGCGGCCGGCCGGGAGCTGTTCCTGCGCATCTACGCGCCCGCGCCCCGCCTCGTCATCACCGGCGCCTCGCACATCGCCGTCTATCTTGGGCGGTTTGCGGCGGCGCTCGGCTGGGTGGTGGAGGTCATCGACCCGCGCGGCGCCTTCGTCGACGCCTTCCGCCACCAGCTCGGCGCGGAACCCCGGGTCGCCGTCTTCGAGGACTGGCCCGACGAGGTGCTGGAGCGCCGGCCGCTCGACGCCTTCAGCGCGCTGGTCACGCTCACCCACGACCCGAAGATCGACGATGTCGCGCTCGCCCGCGCCCTGCTCTCGCCCGCCTTCTACATCGGCGCGCTGGGCAGCCGGCGGACCCATGCCGCGCGCCTGAAGCGTCTCGCGGACAAGGGCTTCGACGAAGGGGCGCTCTCGCGCATCGAAGGGCCGGTGGGGCTTGCCATCGGCGCAAGGGGTCCCGCGGAGATCGCGGTCGCGATCGCCGCGGCCGTCATCGCCCGCCTGCGGGCCGGCAGCGCGGAGGCCGCGCCATGCCCGTCGTGA
- a CDS encoding hypothetical protein (possible pseudo, frameshifted), translating into MLVHFSVLAPLGRDSLPPGAVLQCEVAERARGRQAVKVLDLDLSRAEEERPRRPAGHRRRPFEADGRGPFEPATVKWFSRAKGYGFVSRGEGEADVFLHMRVVRRAHLETLEAGEAVEVRIGTGERGPVVTAIRRPRG; encoded by the coding sequence GTGCTCGTGCATTTTTCGGTGCTGGCGCCTCTGGGGCGGGACAGTCTGCCGCCCGGCGCGGTGCTGCAATGCGAGGTCGCCGAGCGCGCCCGCGGCCGCCAGGCGGTGAAGGTGCTCGATCTCGACCTCAGCCGGGCCGAGGAGGAGCGGCCCCGCCGGCCGGCCGGCCACCGCCGCAGGCCCTTCGAGGCGGACGGCCGCGGCCCCTTCGAGCCCGCCACCGTCAAATGGTTCTCGCGCGCGAAGGGCTACGGCTTCGTCTCGCGCGGCGAGGGCGAGGCGGACGTGTTCCTGCACATGCGGGTCGTGCGGCGCGCGCATCTGGAAACGCTGGAGGCGGGCGAGGCGGTGGAGGTGCGCATCGGCACCGGCGAGCGCGGGCCCGTCGTGACCGCGATCCGGCGTCCGCGCGGGTGA
- a CDS encoding membrane protein has protein sequence MWTRLRNYFFTGLAVFAPIGVTVYLVWLFVRSVDGLVARLIPPPYGPSDWLPIAVPGIGLVVAVIAITAFGAFVTNFAGRKLLALGERLLQRLPVVRGIYGTVKQIAETVMKPASGTFRSVVLVEYPRPGLWAIAFVASEASPKISRAVEPEMLNIFLPTTPNPTSGFLLFVPRRNCIFIDMSVEEAIKYVISAGLVGGVENHPLLPADGRQADAAPAPR, from the coding sequence ATGTGGACGCGGCTGCGCAACTACTTCTTCACGGGGCTTGCGGTCTTCGCGCCGATCGGGGTGACCGTCTATCTCGTGTGGCTGTTCGTGCGCTCCGTCGACGGCCTCGTCGCGCGCCTGATCCCGCCGCCCTACGGCCCGAGCGACTGGCTGCCGATCGCGGTGCCGGGCATCGGGCTCGTCGTCGCGGTGATCGCAATCACGGCCTTCGGCGCCTTCGTCACGAATTTCGCCGGCCGCAAGCTGCTCGCGCTGGGCGAGCGGCTGCTGCAGCGGCTGCCGGTGGTGCGCGGGATCTACGGCACCGTCAAGCAGATCGCCGAGACGGTGATGAAGCCCGCGAGCGGCACCTTCCGCTCGGTGGTGCTCGTCGAATATCCGCGTCCGGGCCTGTGGGCGATCGCCTTCGTCGCCAGCGAGGCGAGCCCCAAGATCAGCCGCGCGGTCGAGCCCGAGATGCTCAACATCTTCCTGCCGACGACGCCCAATCCCACCTCCGGCTTCCTTCTCTTCGTGCCGCGGCGCAACTGCATCTTCATCGACATGAGCGTGGAGGAGGCGATCAAATACGTGATCTCCGCCGGCCTCGTGGGCGGCGTCGAGAATCACCCGCTGCTGCCCGCGGACGGCCGCCAGGCTGACGCCGCGCCCGCGCCGCGATGA
- a CDS encoding 4-diphosphocytidyl-2C-methyl-D-erythritol kinase, translating to MPVVMVPAAEAAGDMLAHAVHLPGRRLPKGHVLTDADCAALAAAGFSALPVLRPGARELGEDEAARAAAEALAGPHLEIGAIARGRADILARAAGILDVDAGAIARLNAGDDGIRLATVAPGPVAAGRRVASIKVIPLTLPESACARWRRAIAARRRPPLALHPFRPLSAVLVETRPVLPGARPAKSYAGALSTRLDALGGQLSETVAAPHETGALAALLRRLHRRLPAGVAIVIGPAASAVAVDDVVPAAITRAGGRILSFGLAVEPGNLLVTARIGRRPVVVLPSSARSPAPQGTDLVLARLAAGLAVDAAALAGLGVGGLLGAAPERGRPAGRGGRRPRLAVVLLAAGAARRFGGGKLLALWRGRPLVAQAAGIFRHPAIAARFAVLRPDDEKTATVLAGAGFVPVPAPRALEGLAESLKAGAAAVAAAERAEGRPFDGVFVMLGDMPAVRPETVAALIEAFAPLVRADEPEADAVVPVHAGRPGHPVLLLRPALDLVETLQGDVGLKPLFKSGRLKARELAVDDPGVVLDVDDMAALAALEARLGGDAG from the coding sequence ATGCCCGTCGTGATGGTGCCGGCGGCCGAGGCGGCGGGCGACATGCTCGCCCACGCCGTGCATCTGCCGGGCCGGCGCCTGCCGAAGGGCCATGTGCTGACGGACGCCGACTGCGCGGCGCTGGCGGCGGCGGGATTTTCCGCGCTTCCGGTGCTGCGGCCGGGTGCGCGCGAGCTGGGCGAGGACGAGGCGGCCCGGGCCGCGGCCGAGGCGCTGGCGGGGCCGCATCTGGAGATCGGCGCGATCGCGCGCGGGCGCGCGGACATCCTGGCGCGCGCGGCCGGCATCCTCGACGTCGACGCGGGCGCGATCGCGCGGCTGAACGCGGGCGACGACGGCATCCGGCTCGCCACCGTCGCGCCCGGCCCGGTCGCGGCCGGGCGGCGGGTCGCGAGCATCAAGGTGATCCCGCTGACGCTGCCCGAATCCGCGTGCGCCCGCTGGCGCAGGGCGATCGCGGCGCGCCGGCGGCCGCCCCTTGCGCTCCATCCCTTCCGGCCGCTTTCCGCCGTGCTCGTCGAGACGCGGCCCGTGCTGCCCGGTGCGCGGCCCGCAAAATCCTACGCCGGCGCGCTTTCCACACGCCTTGATGCGCTCGGCGGGCAGCTCAGCGAGACCGTCGCGGCGCCGCACGAGACCGGGGCGCTGGCGGCCCTGCTGCGGCGCCTGCACCGCCGGTTGCCGGCGGGTGTCGCAATCGTGATCGGCCCGGCCGCCTCGGCGGTGGCGGTGGACGACGTGGTGCCGGCCGCCATCACCCGGGCCGGCGGGCGGATCCTGTCCTTCGGTCTTGCGGTCGAGCCGGGCAATCTGCTCGTCACGGCGCGCATCGGCCGCAGGCCCGTGGTGGTGCTGCCCTCCTCGGCCAGAAGCCCGGCGCCGCAGGGAACCGATCTCGTGCTGGCGCGTCTTGCGGCCGGCCTTGCGGTCGATGCGGCGGCGCTCGCGGGGCTCGGGGTCGGCGGCCTCCTCGGTGCCGCTCCCGAGCGCGGAAGGCCTGCGGGCCGTGGAGGCCGGCGGCCGCGGCTTGCGGTGGTGCTGCTTGCGGCCGGGGCCGCGCGCCGCTTCGGGGGCGGCAAGCTGCTCGCCCTCTGGCGCGGCCGTCCGCTGGTTGCGCAGGCGGCCGGGATCTTCCGGCATCCCGCGATCGCGGCGCGCTTTGCGGTGCTGCGGCCGGACGACGAGAAGACCGCGACCGTGCTCGCCGGGGCGGGCTTCGTCCCCGTTCCCGCCCCCCGCGCCCTTGAGGGACTCGCCGAATCGCTCAAGGCGGGGGCGGCCGCGGTGGCGGCGGCCGAACGCGCCGAAGGCCGCCCCTTCGACGGCGTCTTCGTGATGCTCGGCGACATGCCGGCGGTCCGGCCCGAGACCGTCGCCGCTCTCATCGAGGCTTTTGCGCCGCTCGTGCGGGCGGATGAGCCGGAGGCGGATGCCGTCGTGCCCGTGCACGCGGGCCGGCCCGGGCATCCCGTCCTGCTCCTGCGCCCGGCGCTCGATCTCGTCGAGACGCTCCAGGGCGACGTCGGCCTGAAGCCCCTGTTCAAGAGCGGGCGGCTGAAGGCCCGCGAGCTTGCCGTCGACGACCCCGGCGTGGTGCTCGACGTCGACGACATGGCGGCGCTCGCGGCGCTCGAGGCCCGTCTCGGCGGCGACGCCGGTTAG
- the queF gene encoding NADPH-dependent 7-cyano-7-deazaguanine reductase has protein sequence MENERQDEGAAAGLSLLGRKAAVPASPDEARLECVPNPHPDRAYVVRFTCPEFTSLCPVTGQPDFAHFVIDYVPDRLIVESKSLKLFLHSFRNHAAFHEDCTLAIARRLIAAMAPRWLRIAGYWYPRGGIPIDVFYATGPVPEGLWVPDPGVQPYRGRG, from the coding sequence ATGGAAAACGAACGGCAGGACGAGGGCGCGGCGGCGGGCCTGTCGCTTCTGGGGCGAAAGGCGGCGGTTCCCGCATCGCCCGATGAGGCGCGGCTCGAATGCGTGCCGAACCCGCATCCGGACCGCGCCTATGTGGTGCGCTTCACCTGTCCCGAGTTCACGAGCCTGTGCCCCGTCACCGGCCAGCCGGACTTCGCCCATTTCGTGATCGACTACGTGCCCGACCGCCTCATCGTCGAGAGCAAGTCGCTCAAGCTCTTCCTTCACAGCTTCCGCAACCACGCCGCCTTCCACGAGGACTGCACGCTGGCGATCGCCAGGCGCCTGATCGCGGCGATGGCGCCGCGGTGGCTCAGGATCGCCGGCTACTGGTATCCGCGCGGCGGCATTCCCATCGACGTCTTCTACGCGACGGGGCCGGTGCCCGAGGGGCTGTGGGTGCCGGATCCGGGGGTCCAGCCCTACCGCGGGCGCGGCTGA